The proteins below come from a single Tissierella sp. MB52-C2 genomic window:
- a CDS encoding ABC transporter ATP-binding protein — protein MEKVLEIKDLNISFHTYAGEVKAVRGISFDVHKGETLAIVGESGCGKTVTAKAILRLLKTPPAEIKKGSQILFDGENVVEMDKKRLLSYRGEDVAMIFQDPMTSLNPTMTVGKQIMETLQIHKKNSKKEAETEAIKLLKLVNIPNAEERINQYPHELSGGMRQRVMIAIALSCNPRVLIADEPTTALDVTIQAQIMDLLKELKDKFGTAIILVTHDLGVVANFADRIQVMYAGNIVETGTKEEIFYNSQHPYTWALLSSVPSVDTKSKEELYSLGGTPPDLILPLPGCPFASRCEHAMEICKEMRPEETSLSGTHKVNCWLQHPDAPKVDRVRNLGGGKNE, from the coding sequence ATGGAAAAGGTACTAGAAATTAAAGACTTAAATATATCATTTCATACCTATGCAGGAGAGGTAAAGGCTGTTAGAGGTATTAGTTTTGACGTTCACAAGGGAGAAACATTAGCCATTGTTGGAGAATCAGGTTGTGGAAAAACTGTTACAGCAAAGGCTATTCTAAGACTATTAAAAACTCCACCAGCGGAAATAAAAAAAGGTTCACAGATTTTATTTGATGGTGAAAATGTTGTAGAAATGGATAAAAAGAGACTACTTTCCTATAGAGGGGAAGATGTAGCCATGATATTCCAAGACCCTATGACATCTTTAAACCCTACTATGACAGTAGGTAAGCAAATAATGGAAACCTTACAGATTCATAAAAAAAACAGTAAGAAAGAAGCAGAAACAGAGGCAATAAAACTTCTTAAATTAGTAAATATTCCAAATGCAGAAGAAAGAATAAATCAATATCCCCACGAACTATCAGGTGGAATGAGACAAAGGGTTATGATAGCCATAGCTTTATCTTGTAATCCTAGAGTGCTTATTGCAGACGAGCCAACTACTGCCCTTGATGTAACTATTCAAGCTCAGATTATGGATTTATTAAAGGAATTAAAAGATAAATTTGGTACTGCCATTATTCTTGTAACTCATGACCTTGGAGTTGTTGCAAACTTTGCAGATAGAATTCAGGTTATGTATGCAGGAAATATTGTGGAAACTGGAACTAAGGAAGAAATCTTCTATAATAGCCAGCATCCATATACTTGGGCCCTACTTAGCTCTGTACCAAGTGTAGATACAAAGAGTAAGGAAGAGCTTTACTCCTTAGGTGGTACACCACCAGATTTAATTCTTCCATTACCAGGTTGTCCATTTGCTTCAAGATGTGAGCATGCAATGGAAATATGTAAGGAAATGAGACCAGAAGAAACTAGTCTTTCAGGTACACATAAAGTAAATTGCTGGCTACAGCACCCAGATGCTCCTAAAGTAGACAGAGTAAGGAACTTAGGAGGTGGAAAAAATGAGTAA
- a CDS encoding peptide ABC transporter substrate-binding protein, producing the protein MRSKKFLALSLALMLILLSVAGCGKKENSEVPVTEGNQNDGEATIDKEQYLNLYLVAEPSTLDSSKGSDMYSNKVLNNVLEPLTRLEEDENQNNFLAPAGAESWEHSEDGTVWTFKIRENTWSDGVKVRAQDYEYGIKRSVAQETASPYAWILMSIKNASKVNNGELTVDELGVKSLDDNTLEITLESATPYFEQLTYQRVMYPQRQDIVEAQGDKYGSEFDTLVYNGPFTLTTWVHNSELVLTKNDNYWDKDTVKLQNVNLKIISDQNAIYNSLANGSFDSATVNKGEWKDKFMKDENLNHIEIIYPSINFMFFNTQDEVFKNANIRKAFTIALNREELADAVFYGVPAPAYGWVPPSINIGDDEYRQVAESPIKKLADENKDPKALLIKGLEELGMDTDPSKLTVKISLGGTDQWFRTYGEYLQQTYIKTLGINFQVEQMEWPVFDGNVKKGDFQIGYMQWGADFNDPINMLNLFKSDAPAIGTGWVNERFDELVTLAASEMDSAKRLEYFKEAENILLYEEAAVAPVVYPRDHVFRYKYVNDLGVTPFGTQGYKYSFTQGR; encoded by the coding sequence ATGAGAAGCAAAAAGTTTTTAGCATTATCACTTGCATTAATGTTAATTTTACTTAGTGTAGCAGGCTGTGGAAAAAAAGAAAACAGTGAAGTACCAGTAACAGAAGGTAATCAAAATGATGGGGAAGCAACTATTGATAAGGAACAATATCTAAATCTTTATTTAGTAGCAGAACCAAGTACTTTAGACTCTTCTAAAGGTTCAGATATGTATTCAAACAAAGTACTTAATAATGTATTAGAACCACTTACTAGATTAGAAGAAGATGAGAATCAAAATAACTTCCTAGCACCAGCAGGAGCAGAAAGCTGGGAGCATAGTGAAGATGGTACTGTATGGACATTTAAAATTAGAGAAAATACATGGTCAGATGGAGTTAAAGTAAGAGCTCAAGACTATGAATATGGTATAAAAAGATCAGTAGCTCAAGAAACAGCATCACCTTATGCGTGGATTTTGATGTCAATTAAAAATGCGTCAAAAGTAAATAATGGAGAACTTACAGTTGATGAACTTGGAGTAAAATCCTTAGATGATAATACTCTTGAAATAACTTTAGAGTCAGCAACTCCATATTTTGAGCAATTAACTTATCAAAGAGTAATGTACCCTCAAAGACAAGATATAGTTGAAGCACAAGGAGATAAATATGGTTCAGAATTCGATACTTTAGTATATAATGGACCATTTACTTTAACGACTTGGGTTCACAATAGTGAATTGGTTTTAACTAAGAATGATAACTATTGGGATAAAGATACTGTTAAACTACAAAATGTAAATTTGAAAATTATTTCAGATCAAAATGCTATTTATAACTCCCTAGCAAATGGTTCCTTTGATTCAGCGACGGTTAATAAGGGAGAATGGAAAGATAAGTTTATGAAGGATGAGAACTTAAATCATATAGAAATAATTTATCCAAGTATTAACTTCATGTTCTTCAATACTCAAGATGAGGTATTTAAAAATGCCAATATAAGAAAAGCTTTTACAATAGCTTTAAACAGAGAAGAATTAGCTGATGCTGTATTCTATGGAGTACCTGCTCCAGCTTATGGTTGGGTACCACCAAGTATAAATATAGGTGATGACGAGTATAGACAAGTGGCAGAATCGCCAATTAAAAAATTAGCTGATGAAAATAAAGATCCTAAAGCACTTTTAATCAAAGGGTTAGAAGAATTAGGAATGGATACAGACCCATCTAAATTAACAGTAAAGATTTCATTAGGTGGAACAGATCAATGGTTCAGAACATATGGAGAGTATCTACAACAAACTTATATTAAAACATTGGGAATTAATTTCCAAGTAGAGCAAATGGAATGGCCGGTATTTGATGGTAATGTAAAAAAAGGAGATTTCCAAATTGGTTATATGCAGTGGGGAGCAGATTTCAATGACCCAATTAATATGCTAAACTTATTTAAATCAGATGCACCAGCTATAGGTACTGGCTGGGTAAATGAAAGATTTGACGAACTTGTGACTTTAGCTGCTTCAGAGATGGATAGTGCTAAACGTTTAGAGTACTTTAAAGAAGCAGAAAATATATTATTATATGAAGAAGCAGCAGTAGCTCCAGTAGTATATCCAAGAGACCATGTATTTAGATATAAATATGTTAATGACTTAGGAGTTACTCCATTTGGTACTCAAGGATATAAATATAGCTTTACTCAAGGTAGATAG
- a CDS encoding TldD/PmbA family protein, with protein MLNRSIIEDIFFEALSCGGDFCEVFMEDNFSTEIATLGGNIERGMSGRDFGIGIRVFKGLSSVYGYTNDLSKENLINITRRITKSFKGDKKDIVLNFDKAIDPVNHPYVNFPSKVDLSKKMEFTKRAYQAGMDYDEKITQMTVNYLDQEQNVLIANTEGIYIEDTRVRTRMLIIAAAEHNGQIETGYIGPGALMGTEFYDKIIIEDYAREAARNAKTMAMADYCPAGNMPVVVDNGFGGLMFHEACGHSLEASSVAKGLSVFSDRIGEKIASDVVTLVDDGSIVNSWGSLGVDDEGMRTQKNILIENGILKGYMIDKLNARRMNMNPTASGRRQSYRFSPTARMTNTYIDKGTSTKEEIIENTEKGLFAKYISAGSVNPATGDFNFSLSEAYLIENGKITKPVKGATLIGNGNKILQDVDMVGDNLQIGQGYCYAGSGALFIGAGQPTLRVKTMTVGGREE; from the coding sequence ATGTTAAATAGATCAATAATTGAAGATATATTTTTTGAAGCATTATCATGCGGTGGTGATTTCTGTGAAGTATTTATGGAAGATAACTTTTCTACAGAAATTGCCACTCTTGGTGGTAATATTGAAAGAGGTATGAGTGGAAGAGACTTTGGTATAGGTATTAGAGTCTTTAAGGGGTTAAGTTCTGTATATGGATATACCAACGATTTATCTAAAGAAAATCTTATAAATATTACAAGAAGAATAACAAAATCTTTTAAAGGTGATAAAAAAGATATTGTATTAAACTTTGATAAAGCTATTGATCCAGTAAATCATCCCTATGTAAATTTTCCATCTAAAGTTGATTTATCTAAGAAAATGGAATTCACAAAGAGGGCATATCAAGCTGGAATGGACTATGATGAGAAAATAACCCAAATGACGGTAAATTACTTAGATCAAGAGCAAAACGTACTTATAGCCAATACGGAAGGTATCTATATAGAAGATACAAGAGTGAGAACAAGAATGTTAATTATTGCCGCAGCTGAACATAATGGACAAATAGAAACTGGATATATTGGACCTGGTGCTTTAATGGGTACTGAGTTCTATGATAAGATTATTATAGAAGATTATGCAAGGGAAGCAGCTAGAAATGCTAAGACAATGGCAATGGCTGATTATTGTCCTGCTGGAAATATGCCAGTTGTTGTAGATAATGGATTTGGTGGACTAATGTTTCACGAGGCCTGTGGACATAGCTTAGAGGCTTCATCTGTAGCTAAAGGACTTTCAGTTTTTTCAGATAGAATAGGAGAAAAGATAGCTTCTGATGTAGTTACTTTAGTAGATGATGGTTCAATAGTCAATTCTTGGGGTTCCCTTGGAGTAGATGATGAAGGTATGAGAACACAGAAAAATATTCTTATTGAAAATGGTATCCTAAAGGGATATATGATAGATAAATTAAATGCTAGACGAATGAATATGAACCCTACAGCTTCAGGAAGAAGACAAAGCTATAGATTTTCTCCAACTGCTCGTATGACAAATACCTATATAGATAAAGGTACTAGTACAAAAGAAGAGATAATCGAAAATACAGAGAAGGGTTTATTTGCTAAATATATTTCAGCGGGTTCAGTAAACCCAGCTACAGGAGATTTTAACTTCTCCCTATCAGAGGCATATTTAATTGAAAATGGTAAAATAACGAAACCAGTTAAGGGTGCAACTTTAATAGGTAATGGTAATAAAATCCTTCAAGACGTAGATATGGTAGGAGATAATCTTCAGATTGGGCAAGGTTATTGTTATGCAGGTAGTGGAGCATTATTCATTGGTGCAGGACAGCCTACCCTTAGGGTTAAGACCATGACTGTTGGCGGAAGGGAGGAATAG
- a CDS encoding oligopeptide/dipeptide ABC transporter ATP-binding protein, translating to MSKDNFIEIVELKKYFQVGKNATLKAVDNVSFNIKKGETLGLVGESGCGKTTCGRTILGIYPATSGQVLFNGKDVHKMNRAEKLEFKKNAQIIFQDPYASLDPRMTIGDIIGEGMDVHLKLSNKERQERIHDLLKKVGLNPEHGSRFPHELSGGQRQRIGIARALAVEPQFIMCDEPISALDVSIQAQIVNLLIKLQREMGLTYLFISHDLSMVKHISDRVGVMYLGSMAELASNDALYDNPLHPYTKALISAIPVADPSAEETRNRIKLEGEVPSPINPPPGCKFVKRCAYAKDICHKETPVLKEVEKDHFVACHLY from the coding sequence ATGAGTAAGGATAATTTCATAGAAATAGTAGAGTTGAAAAAATATTTTCAAGTAGGAAAAAATGCAACTCTTAAAGCTGTAGATAATGTAAGCTTTAATATAAAAAAAGGTGAAACTTTAGGTTTAGTTGGTGAGTCTGGATGTGGAAAAACTACTTGTGGTAGAACAATTTTAGGCATTTATCCAGCCACATCAGGTCAAGTTTTATTTAATGGAAAAGATGTTCATAAAATGAACAGAGCAGAAAAACTTGAGTTTAAGAAAAATGCTCAAATTATATTCCAAGACCCATATGCTTCCTTAGATCCTAGAATGACCATAGGTGACATTATAGGTGAAGGTATGGATGTTCATTTAAAATTAAGTAATAAAGAAAGACAAGAAAGAATACACGATTTGCTAAAGAAGGTAGGCTTAAATCCTGAACATGGTTCTAGGTTCCCCCACGAACTATCAGGAGGACAAAGACAAAGAATAGGTATAGCAAGGGCTCTAGCAGTAGAACCACAATTTATTATGTGTGATGAGCCTATTTCTGCCCTTGATGTATCTATCCAAGCTCAAATAGTAAATCTTCTTATAAAATTACAGAGGGAAATGGGTTTAACTTATTTGTTTATATCCCATGACCTTTCCATGGTAAAACATATATCAGATAGAGTAGGGGTAATGTATTTAGGTTCCATGGCAGAATTAGCAAGTAATGATGCCTTATATGACAATCCATTACATCCATATACAAAGGCACTAATATCTGCTATACCAGTGGCAGACCCTAGTGCAGAGGAAACAAGAAATAGGATAAAACTAGAAGGAGAAGTACCTTCACCTATTAATCCGCCACCTGGGTGTAAATTTGTTAAGAGATGTGCCTATGCAAAAGATATCTGTCACAAGGAAACCCCTGTATTAAAAGAGGTGGAAAAGGATCATTTTGTTGCCTGTCACTTATATTAG
- a CDS encoding YihY/virulence factor BrkB family protein: MLNWLDRYDNIYAKFLKELLFRVKDDNVTAIGAQLSYYLVLSIFPFLIFLLNILSYTSIAREDVLHSIIVLLPMDTQRIVSNLFIETVTTSSETLLSLGAITGLWAASKAIMALIRILNKAYDVDETRHYLELRGMAILFTLALLLLLVIVLLTLVFGEVLGNRLFDFLGITQNFISFWQYFRVIISLAFMILIFALLYRFIPSIKNGRKINLKNTIPGAIFASIGWIFTSTIFSYYVNNFANYGKTYGSLGGIIVLLIWLYLSSIIIILGGEINATLWYIRNN, from the coding sequence TTGTTAAATTGGCTAGATAGATATGATAATATATATGCTAAATTTTTAAAGGAATTATTATTTAGAGTAAAGGATGACAATGTAACCGCCATAGGTGCTCAATTATCCTATTATTTAGTATTGTCTATTTTTCCATTTCTAATATTCCTTTTAAATATACTAAGCTATACTTCCATTGCTCGGGAGGATGTATTACATAGTATAATAGTTTTATTGCCAATGGACACTCAGAGAATAGTATCTAATTTATTTATTGAAACCGTAACAACTAGCAGCGAAACTTTGCTCTCCCTAGGTGCTATCACTGGTCTTTGGGCAGCCTCTAAGGCAATAATGGCTCTCATTCGTATATTAAACAAGGCCTATGATGTAGATGAAACGAGGCATTATCTAGAGTTAAGGGGGATGGCAATATTATTTACCTTGGCTCTTTTATTGTTATTGGTTATAGTACTATTAACATTAGTATTTGGAGAAGTCCTTGGAAATCGATTATTTGATTTCTTAGGTATTACACAAAATTTCATTTCCTTTTGGCAATATTTTAGGGTGATTATATCCTTGGCCTTTATGATTCTCATATTTGCATTATTATATAGATTTATACCTTCCATAAAAAATGGCAGAAAAATCAACTTAAAAAATACCATTCCTGGTGCCATATTTGCATCTATTGGATGGATATTTACGTCTACTATATTTTCTTACTATGTAAATAATTTTGCCAACTATGGAAAGACATATGGCAGCCTTGGAGGAATAATAGTTTTACTTATTTGGCTCTATTTAAGCAGTATTATAATAATCTTAGGCGGAGAAATTAATGCCACCTTGTGGTATATACGAAATAATTAA
- a CDS encoding ArsR family transcriptional regulator encodes MENTQVCRIEYNKAIEFISSILKYTNNKSRQIYWNTPDLVNDSAKGIMDFSPNKEVKEWLKYVDNNISPFFRNDLVFVTDETYRLIDVCLNLIMMKDIKEPLEMIEALGELESSTMIQISYKYYELAASLDNDIELKNTLTEVYSPEIASAFMQMKTHPEEYKNKLIDVLQIFYNEFYKPFEDNVYNYMEERLVFHNELFKKDSAGFINTIGIGDYSKAMELHNEIVIYMSFYIDVGIIYFTFEDILVMCCGQTIEHRFESRKKRDTYKSLFKALSDDKRIEILKLTSKRPWYNKELSDYFNLTTATLSYHLNLLLDLEILNFEPSIINNRYYYTTNKKRLEELFNMALEDLFN; translated from the coding sequence ATGGAAAATACTCAAGTATGCAGAATAGAATATAATAAAGCAATAGAGTTTATATCATCTATTCTCAAGTATACTAACAATAAATCTCGCCAAATCTATTGGAATACTCCTGATTTGGTAAATGATAGTGCTAAGGGAATAATGGATTTTTCCCCTAATAAAGAGGTAAAAGAATGGTTAAAGTATGTAGATAATAATATATCTCCTTTTTTTCGTAATGATTTGGTATTCGTAACAGATGAAACCTATAGATTAATAGATGTTTGCCTTAATCTTATAATGATGAAGGATATTAAAGAACCCCTAGAAATGATAGAAGCCCTAGGAGAGTTGGAGTCTTCCACTATGATTCAAATTTCCTATAAATATTATGAACTTGCGGCTTCACTAGATAATGATATAGAGTTAAAAAACACCTTAACTGAAGTTTATTCCCCTGAAATAGCTTCAGCCTTTATGCAAATGAAGACTCATCCTGAAGAATATAAAAATAAGCTAATAGATGTCTTACAAATTTTCTATAATGAATTTTATAAACCCTTTGAAGATAACGTTTATAATTATATGGAAGAAAGATTAGTTTTTCATAATGAATTATTTAAAAAAGATTCTGCTGGTTTTATAAATACCATAGGAATTGGAGATTATTCTAAAGCCATGGAGCTTCACAATGAAATAGTTATATATATGAGTTTTTATATCGATGTGGGTATAATTTATTTTACTTTTGAAGATATTTTGGTTATGTGCTGCGGCCAAACTATTGAGCATAGATTTGAAAGCAGGAAGAAACGTGATACTTATAAATCATTATTTAAGGCTTTATCTGACGATAAAAGAATAGAAATACTAAAATTAACTTCTAAAAGACCTTGGTATAATAAAGAGCTGTCAGATTATTTTAATTTAACTACAGCTACTCTATCCTACCACTTAAATTTATTACTAGATTTAGAGATATTAAATTTTGAACCTAGTATTATAAATAATAGATACTACTACACTACAAATAAGAAAAGACTTGAAGAACTTTTCAATATGGCCTTAGAAGATTTGTTTAACTAA
- a CDS encoding ABC transporter permease: MGKYIMKRIGYMILTLWIVVTITFFLMHSIPGDPLAHMAKNLPEQIKLNYYQKYGLDKPVIVQYGTFMKNLITKGDLGESLRYPGRSVTETVLTNAKVSGRLGMQAISLGIVIGITLGIIAALNRNKWPDYLVMFIAILGITVPVFIIAALLQYTLSVKFELLPTTGWGKFKHTILPTIAMCFGSIATYGRYMRSNVLEVLNQDYVLTAQAKGVSPFNVVRKHVLRNAILPAITILGPQIAGIFTGSFVIERIFGIPGLGSYYITSINDRDYTMIIGTTVFYAALFVITQLVVDLLYGVADPRIRVAKNSK; encoded by the coding sequence ATGGGTAAGTATATAATGAAAAGAATTGGATATATGATTCTTACTCTATGGATTGTTGTAACTATTACTTTTTTCTTGATGCATAGTATACCAGGAGATCCCTTAGCTCATATGGCTAAGAATTTGCCAGAACAAATTAAGTTAAATTACTATCAAAAGTATGGATTGGATAAACCTGTTATAGTTCAATATGGAACATTTATGAAAAATCTAATTACAAAGGGAGATTTAGGGGAGTCTCTAAGGTATCCAGGTAGATCAGTTACAGAAACTGTACTAACAAATGCAAAGGTATCAGGTAGACTAGGTATGCAAGCAATTAGCTTAGGTATTGTAATTGGTATTACTCTTGGAATAATAGCTGCCTTAAATAGGAATAAATGGCCAGATTATTTAGTTATGTTTATAGCTATTTTAGGTATTACTGTTCCCGTATTTATTATTGCTGCACTTTTGCAATATACATTATCGGTTAAATTTGAGCTTTTACCAACTACTGGCTGGGGTAAGTTCAAACATACTATTCTTCCTACAATAGCCATGTGCTTTGGTTCCATAGCTACTTATGGAAGATATATGCGTTCCAATGTACTAGAAGTATTAAATCAAGACTATGTTCTTACAGCTCAGGCAAAAGGTGTTAGTCCATTTAATGTTGTAAGAAAACATGTACTTAGAAATGCAATACTTCCTGCTATTACTATACTTGGACCACAAATTGCAGGAATATTTACAGGTTCTTTTGTTATTGAAAGGATATTTGGTATTCCAGGATTAGGTTCATATTATATTACTTCCATTAATGATAGGGATTATACTATGATTATTGGAACTACAGTTTTTTATGCAGCATTATTTGTAATAACTCAATTAGTAGTAGATTTACTTTATGGTGTTGCAGACCCTAGAATTAGAGTTGCAAAAAATAGCAAATAG
- a CDS encoding ABC transporter permease: protein MEGISKDKFRKIGIDPSSNEAMARPRVGYWQDAWRRLKTNKVAMLAIVILLTICIMTVIGPHINGFKYEEVDSSKINLKPNSEHWFGTDELGRDVFSRVWQAGRTSMIIGIVGALISTIVGSIYGAFAAYFGGKVDNIMMRIVEVLTSIPYLIIVIIISIVTESRDIGTLLLTLTLTGWCSMARLVRGQMLQIKQQEYIMAAEALGVSPWKIITKHLIPNSLGIVIVTITFDIPGYIFAESFLSYLGLGPQPPATSWGALASAAQQNFIFYPHQLFFPALMIALTMLSFTLLGDGLRDALDPKLRQ from the coding sequence ATGGAAGGCATTTCAAAAGATAAATTTAGAAAGATTGGTATAGACCCATCATCAAATGAAGCCATGGCACGTCCTAGAGTCGGCTATTGGCAAGATGCTTGGAGAAGACTTAAAACTAATAAGGTTGCAATGTTAGCCATTGTAATACTTTTAACCATATGTATAATGACTGTAATAGGACCACATATAAATGGTTTCAAATATGAAGAAGTAGATTCATCAAAGATTAACCTAAAGCCAAATAGTGAGCATTGGTTTGGTACAGATGAATTAGGACGTGATGTTTTCTCTAGGGTATGGCAAGCAGGTAGAACATCTATGATAATAGGTATTGTAGGTGCACTTATTTCTACAATAGTGGGAAGTATTTATGGTGCCTTTGCTGCATACTTCGGGGGAAAAGTAGACAATATTATGATGAGAATAGTTGAGGTTTTAACTTCTATTCCATATTTAATAATAGTTATTATAATTTCCATAGTTACAGAATCAAGAGATATAGGAACTTTACTTTTAACTTTAACTTTAACTGGTTGGTGCAGTATGGCAAGACTTGTTAGAGGGCAGATGTTACAAATAAAACAGCAGGAATATATTATGGCAGCGGAAGCACTAGGAGTTAGTCCTTGGAAAATAATCACAAAACATTTAATTCCAAATTCTTTAGGTATAGTTATAGTAACTATTACCTTTGATATTCCGGGGTATATCTTTGCTGAGTCATTCCTATCCTATCTTGGACTTGGACCTCAGCCACCGGCAACTTCATGGGGTGCTTTAGCATCAGCTGCACAGCAAAACTTTATATTTTATCCTCATCAATTGTTTTTCCCGGCTCTTATGATTGCTTTAACCATGTTGTCATTTACATTACTAGGTGATGGACTTAGAGATGCTCTAGATCCTAAACTAAGACAATAG